The Pseudanabaena yagii GIHE-NHR1 genome segment AAATATGGCAGTCAAACCAGATTGGTTGCGAGTAAAAGCCCCACAGTGGGAGCGCGTTGGCAATGTCAAAGAAGTCCTGCGCGACTTGGGGTTAAATACTGTGTGCGAAGAAGCCTCTTGCCCAAATATTGGCGAATGCTTCAACCAAGGTACTGCCACATTTTTAATTATGGGACCTGCTTGCACCCGTGCTTGTCCTTACTGCGATATTGATTTTGAAAAGAAGCCGCAAGCCCTCGATCCGATGGAACCGATTAACCTCGGTGAAGCAGTACGGCGGATGAATCTGAAGCATGTCGTGGTGACTTCCGTTAATCGTGATGACTTGCCAGATGGTGGTGCTTCACAATTTGTGTGCTGTATCGAAGAGATTCGCAAATTGATGCCTCAGACCACAATCGAACTGCTCATTCCTGACCTCTGCGCTAATTGGGAAGCTTTAGAAACAATTCTCTCTGCCCGTCCCCATGTGCTGAATCATAATACGGAAACTGTACCAAGACTTTATCGCCGTGTTCGTCCACAGGGAGACTATCAGCGTAGTCTGGAACTATTGCGTCGCGCCCGTGAAATTGCGCCTTGGGTCTATACCAAGTCGGGAATTATGGTGGGGATGAGTGAGACTGATGAGGAAGTTAGAGCCGTCATGCGTGATTTACGAGCTGTAGATTGTGACATCATTACCATTGGGCAATATCTCCAACCTTCTGCTAAACATTTGACTTTGCATGAGTTTGTCACACCTGAGCAGTTTGAGGCATGGCGGATTGCTGGTGAAGAAATGGGATTTTTGCAAGTGGTTTCTTCGCCGCTTACGCGCAGTTCCTATCATGCTGAGCAGGTACAAGCCTTGATGAAGCTATATCCGAAGGAAGTGTAGTGATAGATTGAGAAATTGCGATCGCAATATCACTCCATTTTTTTGCTAAAGCGATCGCCTCAACCATCAATAATTCCACTACATAAGCAGTCTTCTCTAAATCTCTATAGCAATCCTAAATGATTTGTGGAAAAAAGCCATAATTAAAAATCTTCTCAAAACTAAAGACTTGAAGATGAGTGACAAACTCAAATAACCTCTTCACATTGTCTTTGTCGGGTATTCTCAGAATATCCTCGTTTACTGTAGAATTCGGCAAACTGACGATTGCATTGCTTACATCAATAGCACTGTTTACCATATCGATGTCCATTTTTTACTACATGCCCTGTACTTAGTATATGAGGACAGAACTAATGCCGCTCAACATTAACAGATTCTGATTCAACCTTATCAAGCTGATCGTCAATTTGATAAGTAACAACTGCTTTAACTCGCCCTTGTCCCAAATAGCCAGTTTTATTGGTCAAGTGCATATCAATCATGGCATTCTCTAAGGGTCTCAGTTCAATTTGCTTTGATGTAAATGCAAAAGGTTGTAACTGATTATCAGCAACACTGTAAATCTCAATATTTTGAATAATTATCTTTTGATTTTTTTCTTGATGATTTTCCAAAGTTAGCAACACAGTGGCAAATCCAATATCTCGATTAGTATCAGGACGAACACCGATAGAAGGGAGATTTTCTTCTCTAGCCATTAAAGAGGTTTTGAGCATAATTTTGATAACGGGAAGTTTATTTTCCCGTTGAAGTAAAGGTTGACTATTAACATACATAGGTACAAAGCTACAGTCTGCTATATTAATTTGCCAACTTAAGAACCCTAAAAAAGGTAAAAGGATTTTCATTCATATACCTGATTGAAAGAAGAATATGTCGGTGTCCTGAGGTGCTCTACGGAGCACCTCAGAAATTCTTTTTGTTAAGTATTAGACCATTGCACAATGCCACGCAATGACAATAGTTGTGCCCAAGTTACATCAGCATGGCTAGTTCCCCAAGGATTACGCAAGTGGAAAGTTCCATTTGCAGGATTATAGGAAGTAATCGTATAGGCATGACCATTGACTACGCTATAGCCTGCACCATACACAAAGCCAACCGTTAAGACCTGATTAGAATTGAC includes the following:
- the lipA gene encoding lipoyl synthase yields the protein MAVKPDWLRVKAPQWERVGNVKEVLRDLGLNTVCEEASCPNIGECFNQGTATFLIMGPACTRACPYCDIDFEKKPQALDPMEPINLGEAVRRMNLKHVVVTSVNRDDLPDGGASQFVCCIEEIRKLMPQTTIELLIPDLCANWEALETILSARPHVLNHNTETVPRLYRRVRPQGDYQRSLELLRRAREIAPWVYTKSGIMVGMSETDEEVRAVMRDLRAVDCDIITIGQYLQPSAKHLTLHEFVTPEQFEAWRIAGEEMGFLQVVSSPLTRSSYHAEQVQALMKLYPKEV